A part of Paenibacillus donghaensis genomic DNA contains:
- a CDS encoding alpha/beta hydrolase, with product MDSCLFIHGFTGGEYEISPLSAFMEQNDYRSRTFTLQGHGGSKRDLQQSDRFGWQKSAEDELAGLLETEERVHLIGFSTGALIASELSVRYQSRIKSLTLLSAPVFPINPVELLKTFVNPQMLRNYLSKFGSTPAKATREFQRLVRESFAVYPQIQTPTLIVQGSRDHLVKTKSAYYLQQTIPTSHKQVLLVDQSGHMVCHCADKERILNQVLQFIRNTDE from the coding sequence ATGGACAGTTGCTTATTCATTCACGGATTCACCGGCGGCGAATATGAAATTTCGCCATTGTCCGCTTTTATGGAGCAGAACGATTACCGTTCCAGGACGTTTACACTGCAAGGCCACGGCGGGAGCAAGCGGGATCTGCAGCAATCGGACAGATTTGGCTGGCAGAAGAGCGCGGAGGATGAGCTTGCTGGGCTTCTGGAGACGGAGGAGCGGGTGCACCTGATTGGTTTTTCCACGGGAGCCTTGATTGCTTCGGAGCTGTCTGTGCGTTATCAATCACGGATTAAGTCACTTACGCTGCTGTCTGCGCCGGTGTTTCCGATCAATCCCGTAGAACTGCTGAAGACGTTCGTTAACCCGCAGATGCTGAGGAATTACCTTAGCAAATTCGGCTCCACCCCGGCCAAAGCGACACGTGAATTTCAGCGGCTGGTGCGTGAGAGCTTTGCGGTGTACCCGCAGATTCAGACCCCTACCTTGATCGTGCAGGGCAGCCGGGACCATCTGGTCAAAACCAAAAGCGCATACTATCTGCAGCAGACCATCCCCACCAGCCACAAGCAGGTGCTGCTTGTGGATCAGAGCGGTCATATGGTTTGCCACTGTGCAGACAAAGAGCGGATCCTGAATCAGGTGCTGCAGTTTATTCGCAATACTGATGAATGA
- a CDS encoding DUF6385 domain-containing protein, with protein sequence MLLDAIVNDRVTSVLGATITAGTLSSVTSISQHSFLELETPGITTADAYTPLPARANPVNTLVEISADGTNYFVDTTGENPLPAGSVDVIVPSRFLKYTRLAYQSATPGAASTINVIFDAQGT encoded by the coding sequence GTGCTGCTGGATGCTATCGTCAACGATAGGGTCACCAGTGTGCTCGGAGCGACCATCACCGCCGGTACACTCAGCAGCGTAACCTCCATCTCCCAGCACAGCTTCCTTGAGCTGGAGACTCCTGGCATCACGACGGCAGACGCGTATACACCTCTGCCGGCAAGGGCCAATCCGGTGAATACCCTAGTGGAGATCAGCGCGGATGGAACCAACTATTTCGTGGATACCACCGGAGAGAATCCGTTGCCGGCAGGTTCAGTAGATGTCATTGTTCCGTCGCGGTTCCTGAAGTACACCCGCCTGGCCTACCAGTCGGCAACACCGGGAGCAGCTTCTACGATCAATGTTATTTTTGATGCCCAAGGAACCTAA
- a CDS encoding IS110 family transposase, with amino-acid sequence MKYKQSKKQNQRITRISDKTLVVGADIAKETHVARAIDFRGIELGKDCVFSNTRTGLEQLVQWMKELQQEHAKTDVLFGIEPTGHYWFNLAEYLGQQGIPLVIVNPHHVHKSKELEDNSPTKNDYKDAKVIADLVRNGKYSEPKLPTNLYADLRILMNLREKIMVNLGQVQRRMQNWQDRFFPEYTKVFKDWEGKASLITLSEFPTPEEIVALGTEAIVKRWKKDVKRAVGTKRAEQLVETARRSIGLTEGLPAAKIEIKTLLEQYEMFARQLEEILVEVERLLAQIPGTKEMLTVPGVAVVTLAGFLAEVGDLSSYEHGQQIIRLAGLNLKENSSGKKKGKSSITKRGRARLRALLFRAVMPMVAKNAEFKALHQYFTTRSQNPLKKKQSLVALCGKLIRVLHTLGTKRIPYDANDVLGPVRLAQLQMAA; translated from the coding sequence ATGAAGTATAAACAATCGAAGAAACAGAATCAACGGATTACACGAATTTCTGACAAGACCCTTGTCGTAGGCGCAGACATTGCTAAAGAAACCCACGTGGCCCGTGCCATCGACTTTCGGGGCATTGAACTGGGAAAGGACTGTGTGTTCTCCAATACCCGTACCGGGCTGGAACAACTGGTTCAGTGGATGAAGGAGCTTCAGCAGGAGCATGCCAAGACTGACGTCCTCTTTGGCATTGAGCCTACCGGACACTACTGGTTTAATCTGGCCGAATACTTGGGACAGCAAGGGATTCCTTTGGTCATCGTCAATCCGCATCATGTACACAAAAGCAAAGAACTGGAAGACAACTCACCGACGAAAAACGACTATAAGGATGCAAAAGTCATTGCCGATTTAGTGCGTAACGGGAAGTACAGCGAACCGAAACTGCCGACGAACCTCTATGCAGATCTGCGGATTCTCATGAATCTTCGCGAGAAAATCATGGTGAACCTCGGGCAGGTACAAAGACGAATGCAGAACTGGCAGGATCGATTTTTCCCGGAGTATACAAAGGTTTTTAAAGACTGGGAGGGGAAAGCCTCCCTTATTACGTTAAGCGAGTTTCCGACGCCAGAAGAGATCGTAGCGCTCGGTACAGAGGCCATTGTGAAGCGATGGAAGAAAGACGTGAAGCGCGCCGTAGGGACGAAACGAGCGGAGCAACTGGTCGAAACTGCAAGAAGATCCATCGGGCTTACCGAAGGACTTCCCGCAGCCAAAATAGAGATTAAAACGCTTCTGGAGCAGTACGAAATGTTCGCCAGACAACTCGAAGAGATTCTGGTCGAGGTGGAACGTCTACTTGCACAAATTCCGGGAACGAAGGAGATGCTCACTGTGCCGGGTGTGGCCGTAGTCACCTTGGCGGGGTTCCTTGCAGAAGTAGGGGACCTAAGCAGTTACGAGCACGGACAGCAGATCATACGGCTGGCCGGACTGAATCTCAAAGAAAACAGTTCAGGAAAGAAAAAAGGCAAGTCCAGCATTACCAAACGTGGACGTGCAAGGCTAAGAGCCCTGCTGTTCCGGGCGGTCATGCCCATGGTAGCGAAGAACGCGGAGTTCAAGGCGCTGCACCAGTACTTTACGACACGAAGTCAGAATCCATTGAAGAAAAAGCAATCCCTTGTGGCGTTATGCGGAAAACTTATACGCGTCCTGCATACACTCGGTACGAAGCGAATTCCGTACGACGCTAACGACGTGTTAGGGCCGGTACGTCTGGCCCAGCTACAGATGGCAGCTTAA